The Strix uralensis isolate ZFMK-TIS-50842 chromosome 5, bStrUra1, whole genome shotgun sequence genome segment TCGGGGTCAGAGGGCAGGAGCAGCGGAGGTCAGAGGTgaccctgcccccagccccgccatgTTCCCGGCACTGCTGCCTGCGCGCTGCCTGCTCCGCTgcctgccccgccgcccgccccgccgaggcCTGCGGGAGCCCGCGgggggcccggggctgcccctgGGGCGGCGCGTggtggcggtggcggcggcgggcgcggcggcagGGGCGGCCTGGCTGTACCTGCGGCAGGAGAaggcgcggcggcagcgggcaCGGCGGCAGGCGGAGCTGCGGGCGCTGGCGCTGGGGCAGGGCGACTTCCAGCTGGTGGACcaggccgggcggcggcggcgcaaGAGCGATTTCCGCGGGCAGTGGGTGCTGCTCTACTTCGGCTTCACCCACTGCCCCGACATCTGCCCCGAGGAGCTGGAGAAACTGAGCCGTGCCGTGAGGCTGCTGGAGCGGGAGCCGGGCCTTCCTCCCGTCCAGCCCCTCTTCATCACCGTTGACCCCGAGCGCGACGACGTGGCAGCCCTGGGGCGCTACGTCCGCGACTTCCACCCCCGGCTGCTGGGGCTGACGGGCAGCCCCGAGGAGGTGCGGGCGGCCGGCACTGCCTACCGCGTCTATGCCAGCGCCGGGCCCAAGGACGAGGACGGCGACTACATCGTGGACCACACGGTGCTCATCTACCTGCTGGGCCCCGACGGGCTCTTCCTCGACTACTACGGGCGCAGCAAAACGGACGCCCAGATCGCCCAGAGCGTCCGCCGCCACATGGAGACCTACGAGCCGCTTCTCGACTGAGCGTAAATAAACACCTCCGCGCCCCAAAAAACGCCTCCTGCCGCTCCGGGTAGGCAGGTGGAGGGACCCCTGAACCCTCCCGGGATTGTCCCATGGGGAGGGAGGCCCCAGGCAGGTGGGCAGAGGGACCCCTgacaccccccaacaccccctcaGGGCTGTTCTACAGGGAGGGAGACCCCAAGTATTCAGGTGGAGGGACCCTGACACCCCCCTACAGCCCCCCAGGACTGTCCCCCAGGGAAGGATGCCCCAGGTAGGTGGGCAGAgagaccaccaccaccccctACCACCCCCCAGAACTGTCCCACGGGGGAGGGAGGCCCCAGGAAAGTGGGTGGAGGGacccctgacacccccccaggACTGTCCCATGGGAAGAGAGGCTCTGGGACCCCTGCCAGCCCCCAAcaccccctgcagccccccaggacTGTCCCACAGGGAGGGAGGTCCCAGGTATGTGGGCAGAGGGATCTTTGACACCCTCCAagatcccctgcagccccccagaaCTGTCCTACAGGGAGGGAGGCCCCAAGTATTCAGGTAGAGGGATCCCtgacacccccctgcagccccccaggacTGTCCCACAGAAAGGGAGTCCCCAAGTGGGCAGGCAGAGGGACCCCTTCCACCCCCAGGACTGTCCCCCTGAGGAGGGAGGGTGCCAGCCCCAAGGGAAGGGGCTTTTCACTCCGTGGGGCCCCCCCACGACAGCAGAGCCTTTACCAAATTGGGGCTTTAATGGTGGGGGATTATCGCCGTGGGTGTCGGGGTTGGGcgggggctgtgtggggctggggggtacgtggggtggggggtccctcGCTCAGGAGCAGGCGGAGGGGGGCTGGAAGGTGTGGAAGCGGTCCTGCGCCCGCCGGTGGGTCAGCAGCCGCAGCTGCATCGTGTCCAGCGCCTGCTCCAACCCCGGGGCCTGCGCCAGCTCCACCACGTAGTCATTGGCCTGGGGGAGAGGGGAACGGttgtgggggggggtcccagcagagcttgggggtgtcccctgtgtcccccccgcGGCTCTTACCAGCTGCAGTGCGGCCAGCATGTAGCGACAGACCTCGAAGGGGGGTTTCCCCGCCACCAAGCTGGCGAAGGACCGCCACTGCCCCAGCGCCCCGCAGCTGCCCGCCAGCGTGTCCCCATAGCCGTGGATGTCGAAGGTGGCTCGTTCctcctgcaggcagaggggagggTCAGGCGTGGCGAGGGGGGCTACCGGCTCCCTGcaacacccccccgccccccaaatccctgccctgcctgttccTGCAGCAGCGGCCCCATCCTCTCCTCCCAGCGGCGGACGTGCTGCGAGAGCTCCGTTTCCTGCGCGTACTTCTGGGAGTTGGCGATGAACAGAtcctggggggagaggggaggagtgggggCACCCCAACCTTCCTGTCACCTCCCCCCAACCCGGGCTGgagcccccccaacccctgcgCTTCCCCCCTGCCGTCCACCTACCACGTTCCTGCGCACCAGCTCCTCGTAGTCCAGGTCGCAGGGACCTGCGGGAGGGCAAAGTGTCACCGGCCACCCTCTCCCACtctgtggggacagggggacgCTCCCGAGGACGGACAGAGGGAcggagggatggggcaggggcaTTTGGGGTGGGGTACGGCAGCAGCCCCCCCGCTTTTGGTGAGGGGAGTGCACTCACCCAGGTCACCCAGggctccttcctcctgctcctccacggCTTCGGGCAGGACGTCCTCGTGCTCCACAAAGTCGTCTGCCGGGAGGGGGAACCCACTCAGTGCCCCCCCAGGGCCCACCAGCTCCTCCCAGGGGACAGAGGGGACCCCCCCAGCGGGGGCCAGGGGAGCTCTGTGGTGCCGCAGTACCTGCTCCTTCATCACAGTCAGCCCCACACTCCTCCTCCGGCACATCCAGCTCCTCCTTGCGCAGCCGCCCCTGGTAGAGAAGAGCCCTGagcccccccacagccctggggggggCTCCTGtgtgccccccccaccctgggagcCCCCCCCTCAGCTCACCACCTGGCTCTGCAGCTTCCTCTCCACCGCCACACGCTCCTTCAGCCGCTTCCAGTACAGCGCCTCCAGGTCTGCGCAGAGAGGGGGGCCTGGGGAGcgctgccctgctccccctgggggggctcagcccctccagcccccaccccacaacaaagcccccccccaacccctgccctggcacacagCAGCTGTTGGGGTGCCTTCCCGGGCTCCCCTCACGCAGTTTTGGGGCTTCCCAAAAACACCTGCCCTTCCCTCTGCCTCAGGCCACCGCTGCAGAAGCCAGTCCCCCAGCCCCCATCCCTTGTCCCTGCCCTCGTCCCCCAgtcccctgtcaccccccagACCCCAGTCCCTTGTCCCCCAGACCCCCATCAACCCCCAGACCCTCATCCCCATTTCTTGTCCCTGTCCCTCATCACTCAGCTGCCCATCACCCCCCAGACCCCCGTCCCCCAGACCACTgtcaccccccagctccccctgtccccatccttcaTCCCTGTCCCTTatcccccagcccccagcagtcCCTTGTCATCCAGCCCCCCAATTCCCCAGCACAGGGTGCATCGTCCTCCAGCCTCttgccccccagccctgtccccatccctcatCGTCCAGCCTCCCATCACCCCTCAGGCCCCTGTCTCCAGCCCCCCATCCCCTAGTCCCTCATCCCACAGCCCCTCATCCCCCCTATCTCCTTGTCCCCCtgcccctcatgtccccccaggCCCTCATCCCCCAAAGCCCCTCGTCCTCCAGCCCCCCATCTCCACCCCTGCGacgggggctggcagcagcctggcACCTCTGGGGCACGTCCTGCTCACCTGCGAACGTCGGCCCTTTCCTCTTGGTTTTCCTGCTGTCAGTGATGTTGTTGTCTGGGGGGAACCAGAGAGGATGAAACAGTTACGAAGGGGCGAAGGTGCCAACCCCGTGCGTGCTCCCGGGGAAGCCGGTTGTCACCTCCAGagccacccccttccccccagaGGCACAGCTGCCTTCAGCCTCAACTTGCCCCCTTCTCCTCGCAGCCTCGGTTAAGGCCAAGGGCTGAGCCCGGGCCAGAGAAGGTAAATCACATCCCACTCGCCACACGGGATGGAGCTGCCCGGGCGGCTCCAGCACGACCAGAGCAGAGAGTGGCTGCTGCgggactggagctgctgctgaacagggCCGGTGAGAGCCGGGGCACCCAGGGTGGAGGGGTTTGGGTGCTTCCTGGCAGAGAAGGGTCCTGCCACGAGCCTGAATGGATCCCGAGGGATACTCACAGGCTGCGGAGAACCATTTCATGAAATCCTGGAACTTCCTCGGTCCTTTCCTCTTCCGCTTGCCACCAACCACGCAGTCCAGGCCGTGCGGCACCAGGAAGGGCCGCCCTGGGGACAGGCCGAGCTCAGCAGCCCTGTCAGGCCCCGGCGCAAGTGGCACCGGGTGGCAAGTGGCACCCAGTGCAGCCCGGCCGCCCCCGAGGTGCTGGGATGGGGCAGCTGCCCTCTCCCAGGCCCCTCTGCCCTTCTTGGGGCCAGGAAGGACCCGCCACGGCTCTGGGGACGCTGAAGGGCGAGTGGCCTCAGTGCCACAGGGCACACAGAGATGCGGGGAGCAGcccctcttccccagctccaCCTCATATACCTTTCTTAAACGGTTTGTCCTCCGAGTCGCCGAAAGGGTCGAGGCTTTGCCATGGATCCAGCATCTCCTGGCAGAGGAGTGAGCTGGGAGGAAGCCAGCAAAGCTCCCcgcagcaccctggggtgggtcACCCCACCGGTGCGGCATGGAGCAGGGTGGGGATGTCCCAGGGCTTCCCACAGCATCCCAGGCAGACGTGGCGAGGCTCTGGGCCCCCCCTACCTTGATGTGGGTTTTGGGGTCCTCGGCAGGGGCTCGCTCCCGCAGCACGCGCTCCCGGGGCGCGCTCTGGCAGGCACAGAACGAGCCCGTGAGTTTCTGGCAGCGACGCGCAGGGCTGCCCCCGCGAGCCCCTGCCCGCACCTACCCTCTGCGCCTCGACGCGTTCGGTAGCAGTTGGACTCGTTCCCACATCGTCCTCCGCGGCCCCGGGCATGTCATCATCTGGTTCTGCGGCACCTGTTCGGGGGAAATAAACAGTCAAACGCCATAAAAGCTTCTGGGACCCCCCATTTCCACCCCCACCCGCCGCAGGGTTCCCGTCACGGCCACGGGGCTGCTGAAGACCAGGCTGCCTTGATACAACAGTGGGCAGGAGCACCACGCGCGTCTCACCTGCATCCTCGGAGAAGCTCAGCGCCAGGATGAGACCCCTGCCAGGGCTCCCATGCTCCCTCCCACTGCCGGGGACACAGGCCAGCGCTCCTGCCGAGGTGACAGGGGCGAGATGTCACCAGCCACCCTCGCCCAGCATCCCATCACCTCTGAAATGAGGGGTCCCGCTGGGCTGGCAGGGGGTTTTGCCAGAGGTTGGCAGGCAGAAAAGCACCCAAGGGTGCCTCCGCGCCCTGAGCCCCCCGTACCTGCCACTCTGCCGGGGCTCCCTTCGTGCCGCCGCTCTGGCAGGTGGGTGGGGGAGAGGCCGGTGAGCTCCAGCAGGAAAGCTCCGGTGGCGTGGGGGGTGCACGTGTTCATCCGGAAATCCTTCCGGCTGGCCAGGATCTCCCCTTTCCGGCTGAGGGTAAAAATCTGTCAGGGGAACCCCAAAAccaggctctgccctgccccgctgggagcccggggagggggagcaCCCCAAAAGCCACAGACCCCCTGCTCTGGGTGAGGGGGGGAtcagccccagccctcccaccaGCCGGTCCTCAGCGCAGCTCCGGCTCCTCCCTGCCCGGGGACCATCCTGCCCAGCCTTCTCACACGCCCCGGGATTATCCTTCCCGGCCAGTTTGAACTGGGAAAGCGCTACTTCCTTGCCTAAGGGAAAGCCTGACCCTACTACAGCCATGAAGGGGGACCAGCTAAACCCATGAGGGTGTGGCTGAGGGGGGGTTTTCACCTGAACAgggggttttctttcttctcagccTCTTCCGGAGCGACCAAAGACATCGGAGTCAAGGGAACGATGTTCACAGCCTGCAAAGGCAAAGAGGCAGGAGGGTGCTGCCCCCACGCACGGCCAGAGCCCGGGGACACAGCACGACACAGGGAAAACCCTGACACcgggagggagagaaaaggaggggaACGGCTTCTCTTACGTCGGGCTGATGATCCTTCTTCATGTTCACGTTCACCTGGCTGCTGTCCCTGATGTCGTCCAGGGAGAGGAACTGCTGAGAAAACCCCACCAGCCATCACCTGGCTTGGCCTGCCGGGCCCCACCGCTGCCCAGGGACCCCaactggagctggggaggggggggggacacggggtgctCCCGGGGCTGCACAGTGCTGGCAGAGACAAGGGGGCTGCGGGTTttgagctgctggagcaggagaggagcagggccAGGGTGTGCGGCACTGTGAGGGCAGCAGCGGTGGGCAGGAGGAAGGTAAggaagggagggtgcagagaggtggggatgagtctcttgagccaaggaaccagcggcaggccaagagggaatggcctcaagctgcgccagggcagggtcagactggctcttcggaaggatttctttgcagaaggggttgttgggcgttggtatgggctgcccagggcagggggggagtccccatccctggaggggttgaagagtcgggttgacccagcgctgagggatctggtggagttgggaacggtcagggtgaggttcatggttggactggaggatcttcaagggcttttccaacccagatggttctggaattctgtgattctggaagGAAGGCGCCTGCTCGCCCAGGAAAGGGCAAGCCCAGGCAGCTGCGGTGGCCCCGGGTGACAGAGACCCGGAGGACAGCCTGAGCAAAGGATTCAGAGCAGTCGGGCTGAGCCCCGGGGTGAAGGGGGGCCCCCACGCACTGCACAGGGTCTCGCTCTTCTCCAGGTGGGCTGCGAGGTGGCCAGTCACCTCCCGTGGGGGCCAGCACAGCAGTGTGGTGACAAAAAGCCCCCCAAGCGCTCCCACGGGTAGACATGGGGGTAAAGCCCCCTGCTAGGGACAAGGAGAGCATGCGCAGCCCCGGCACAGTGAGaaaggggggtgctgggggctccctCTCGCAGCGCGGCAGCCGAAACCAGCCCTGCCCACACGCACAAGCCGCCGAGCGCTCCGCTCCCCACGCCGCGACGGGTAAcgctcacctcctcctcctcctcttgctccaTCCCAGAGCTCACAGCAGCATTGGCGCCATCCTGCCCAGCAGAGCGGGGCTGCCTGTCCCGCCTGAGTCAGGGAGCAAAACGCACGGTTCAGGATGAGGCCAGGGCCCTCCCCAGGCAGGAGCATCGCACCGACAGCATGGAGAGCGTGACCCTGCGCCGGCCCAGGGAGGGAACGGGGGCTGCGGGAAGGGGGATCCAGCCTGCCCAGCCAACCCCACCCAGAACAGAATCATCCTGCCAATTCCAGCTCGGAAGCTGTTCCAGAAACAGGAGGGAAAGTTTCACTTCAATCCCACAGCACGGGAAATAACTGCTGGAGGTTTTCGGAAACCTCTGCAGCGGCGTCAGCCCGAGCAGAGCCTCTTTTGGGTCCTCTGCCTCGATCTCCCCGAGCCACAGGCAGCATTCCTGACAAGCTGGGCAAAGCTGAGATGGGACGGTTCCCTCAGAGCGCCAAGCAGCTGTTTGGAGCCAGGCGCAGCACAAAAAGCCTCATCTTGCCCCAAAACCACAGCCTGAGGGCAGGTGGGAGGGGGCCACGGGCAAGCGCTGCGAGTTGGCTCAAGCTTTCAGCACCAAGAGCTTTGCCACACCCACCGTTTTCTGCCGAGATTTGCGCTGCGGGAGGCTGCCCTCTCCTTATGCAACAGCAAAGCGCTGCAGCAAGAAAACCGCAGGGTGCTGGCACCGGGACATCGCCCCAGGCCCTCTGGGCCCCCACCGGGGGCTTCTCCTGCCACCACAAAACGCTTCTGCTTTAAAGGATTTTTCACGAGGCTGGAGACCGACGCGGCAAtaggtttgtttgggtttttacaGCGACGATTGCCCCGGGGCGGAGCAGTCAGTAGGAGCAGAAGGCTCCGAACTGAGTCATGGACCTTCCCACAGCTCTCTCTGCAGTGGGGGGACAGTTTCATCCCCAAAAGAGGATGGGCAGCTCGCACGCTCGCGGGGCAGGAGCTCCCGGACCTCAGCAGAGCGGGGAACAACACAGAAGGCAACAGCAGCGGGGCGGAAGCAGGCAGCAGCATTTTCTGCCCAGGCAGCGCTGGAAGGCGACAGCCCCGagcctccccggggctggggggagctcTACTTACTTTTTATTGGAGATGAAGTCGAGCGTCTGGTAGACCAGCAAGTAGAGATACTCCACCTGCAAAACAGCAGCCACattcctggagaaaaggagaaagcagctCCCAGAAAAGCTGCTCTGGCTGATGCCAGGATGAACCACCACCCTCCTCTTATCCCCAGGCAGCTGGAGTTCAATTTCTTGATAATCTCGCTGTTCTTTTCACTGTTTGAGCCATTCTGAGGCCGGATCTGGGGAAGCAGAGCATTTGTATTCCACTCTCTAGAGAAGAAAAGTGCTGAACAGCAGAATTCtcgctcttctccaggctgccaACCCCAACACGTATAAAGTGACTGAATTCAGGAATTATAAATCCTTTCATCATTACGCTCAAGTCTTCCAAAACCACAAGCAGATCCCCAGCTCGGCCGCAGAAGGGGCAGAGGGGTGGCAGAACGGGCAGGGCgacagcagcagggccaggacaCGGCGGTCGCCTCCTCACCTTCCTGCTGTAGACACAGGCAGAGCCCTGGATCAGCAGGGCGGCTTCTGTGAAGTTCATGGTGGTTCTGCCGTTGTCAAAGGAAATGCAGATTTCATCCAGCTGCAAAACACGAAGAAGAAGGGAAACGAAACGCTGATTCACTGGATTTGAGGGTAGCACAGGGAGAGAGGAGTCAAAAGTGCCGGTGGTGCAGCGGGGGGACAGAACATGCCCTCAGCAGGGCTGACGGGCGTCACCCCGAAGCTCCCCAGCACAGGGGACGCAGGGCCCCCCCTTACCTCCTCCAGGTATTCCTCAAGCTGGGCGGCCACATCCACCTCCCAGTTCTTGGTGAGGTCACGGATGGGCTGCAGGAGGTGCTGGAAGCGCGACTCTGCCTCCTCCATGGCGGCAGCTCCCGGCGTTGTTTGAAGGGGCTTAAACCTGTGGACAGATGATCCCACAGGTGACATCCGAGGGTCGCAGGTCACTCAGAGCTAGGCGCAGCCGACACCTTGTGACAGCTGGCTAGGGTAGAAACCTGAAGTCAACTGGATTTCGACAAAAAATATAAGTTTTCAGTAAACAGAGAATGATAGAATTGGgtaggttgaaaaggaccttaaagaccgAGTCCAgctgttaacccagcactgccaaggccaccactaaaccacgtccctaagccCACATTTACGCGTCTTTTAAAtccccccagggatggtgactccaccccttccccaggcagcctgttccagtgcttgacaacccttttggggaagaaattttcTCAATATCcaatcgaaacctcccctgaggccgttccctcttgtcctatcgcttgttatgtgggagaagagaccgacccccacctcgctacaacttcctttcaggtagtggtagagagtgatgaggtctcccctcagccttgcagaaaagcagaataacACCAGACTAGCACCTAAGAACTCAGAAAACTAACATTGTCCTTCACCTCACGTCCCACAcgacacccttgtctctaaaccggagacatggatttgacagaggGATCACTTGGTGAGTAaagaattggctgggtggtcacactcaaagagtcgtgatcaacagctccatgtccaagtggagagcggtgacgagcgacgttcctcaggggttgggaccagtttaacatctttgttggggacatggacagtgggatcaaacacaccctcagcacgtttgccaacaacacactggagggaaggatccatccagagagacctggacaggctggagagctgggatgggcaaacctcatggagttcaacaaggccaagggcaaggtcctgcccatgggtcggggcaatcccaagcacaaacccaggctgggcaaggaggggatggagagcagccacaaggagaaggacttggggggtggaaaactgcctgtgagccagcaacgtgcgctggcagcccagaaagccacccgtgtgctgggctgcacccagagcagtgtgggcagcagggcgagggggggattctccccctctgctccgctctcgggagacccccctgcagtgctgggtccagctctgggggcaccaacagcagaaggacacggacctgctcgagcggggccagaggaggccatgaagatgctcggggggctggagcacccccctgtgaggacaggctgagagagttggggggttcagctggagaagagaaggctccggggagaccttagagcggcctcccaggactgaaaggggctacaggaaaggggggagggactcgtcatcaggggggagggataggatgagggggaacgggtttaaactgacagaggggagatttagatgagatctaagggagaaattgttccctgtgaggggggtgaggccctggcacaggttgcccagagaagctgtggctgccccctccctggaagggttcaaggccgggttggacggggctttgggcaacctgggctagtggaaggtgtccctgcccggggcagggggtggcactgggtaATCTTTAatctccctcccagcccaagcCTCTCTGTGACCCGATACAGGCAGCCACAGGTAACCTAGACACAAAACCCCCGGGACAGCCCGGCCGCTCCGAGACACCCACCCGTCCCGGACAAACGCGCCCCAACTCCCCCACTCACCAACCCCCGCCTCAGGCCCTGATCCCCGCCGCCATTTTGTGCTTCCCGCCCGACGTGACGCGCGGGGCGGGGCGTGCCGACGTCCGTGCGTGCCCACGCCCGTGCGTGCTGACGCTGCGCGCCGAGGtcgcgcggggccgccgccgccgccggtgtCGCCTCTGCCGCCATGGGGGacccgccgcggcggccgcggTCGCTGTTCCTGGCGGGGTTGGCCGCTGCCTACCTCGCCGCCTTCGCCTCGCTCTACGTCCAGATCCCCGGtacggcggcggcgggagggcctGGGAGGGCGGGGGGTTGCCGGGGGGCGGCCCGACCCCCCCCTGCGGCTGGGTAGGCCCCGCCAGGCTGGGCCGGGTAGGCCTCAGCGGAGGGGCCCGGCAGCGCGCTGCCCgcacagccctcccctgcctgTAGCAGGCAGGGCGCTCGTCTCCTGTCTCCTAcgtggccaggctggggctgg includes the following:
- the SCO2 gene encoding protein SCO2 homolog, mitochondrial, producing MFPALLPARCLLRCLPRRPPRRGLREPAGGPGLPLGRRVVAVAAAGAAAGAAWLYLRQEKARRQRARRQAELRALALGQGDFQLVDQAGRRRRKSDFRGQWVLLYFGFTHCPDICPEELEKLSRAVRLLEREPGLPPVQPLFITVDPERDDVAALGRYVRDFHPRLLGLTGSPEEVRAAGTAYRVYASAGPKDEDGDYIVDHTVLIYLLGPDGLFLDYYGRSKTDAQIAQSVRRHMETYEPLLD
- the NCAPH2 gene encoding condensin-2 complex subunit H2 isoform X4; amino-acid sequence: MEEAESRFQHLLQPIRDLTKNWEVDVAAQLEEYLEELDEICISFDNGRTTMNFTEAALLIQGSACVYSRKVEYLYLLVYQTLDFISNKKRDRQPRSAGQDGANAAVSSGMEQEEEEEQFLSLDDIRDSSQVNVNMKKDHQPDAVNIVPLTPMSLVAPEEAEKKENPLFSRKGEILASRKDFRMNTCTPHATGAFLLELTGLSPTHLPERRHEGSPGRVAGALACVPGSGREHGSPGRGLILALSFSEDAGAAEPDDDMPGAAEDDVGTSPTATERVEAQRSAPRERVLRERAPAEDPKTHIKEMLDPWQSLDPFGDSEDKPFKKGRPFLVPHGLDCVVGGKRKRKGPRKFQDFMKWFSAAYNNITDSRKTKRKGPTFADLEALYWKRLKERVAVERKLQSQVGRLRKEELDVPEEECGADCDEGADDFVEHEDVLPEAVEEQEEGALGDLGPCDLDYEELVRRNVDLFIANSQKYAQETELSQHVRRWEERMGPLLQEQEERATFDIHGYGDTLAGSCGALGQWRSFASLVAGKPPFEVCRYMLAALQLANDYVVELAQAPGLEQALDTMQLRLLTHRRAQDRFHTFQPPSACS
- the NCAPH2 gene encoding condensin-2 complex subunit H2 isoform X3 — its product is MSPVGSSVHRFKPLQTTPGAAAMEEAESRFQHLLQPIRDLTKNWEVDVAAQLEEYLEELDEICISFDNGRTTMNFTEAALLIQGSACVYSRKVEYLYLLVYQTLDFISNKKRDRQPRSAGQDGANAAVSSGMEQEEEEEQFLSLDDIRDSSQVNVNMKKDHQPDAVNIVPLTPMSLVAPEEAEKKENPLFSRKGEILASRKDFRMNTCTPHATGAFLLELTGLSPTHLPERRHEGSPGRVAGALACVPGSGREHGSPGRGLILALSFSEDAGAAEPDDDMPGAAEDDVGTSPTATERVEAQRSAPRERVLRERAPAEDPKTHIKEMLDPWQSLDPFGDSEDKPFKKGRPFLVPHGLDCVVGGKRKRKGPRKFQDFMKWFSAAYNNITDSRKTKRKGPTFADLEALYWKRLKERVAVERKLQSQGRLRKEELDVPEEECGADCDEGADDFVEHEDVLPEAVEEQEEGALGDLGPCDLDYEELVRRNVDLFIANSQKYAQETELSQHVRRWEERMGPLLQEQEERATFDIHGYGDTLAGSCGALGQWRSFASLVAGKPPFEVCRYMLAALQLANDYVVELAQAPGLEQALDTMQLRLLTHRRAQDRFHTFQPPSACS
- the NCAPH2 gene encoding condensin-2 complex subunit H2 isoform X2, translating into MSPVGSSVHRFKPLQTTPGAAAMEEAESRFQHLLQPIRDLTKNWEVDVAAQLEEYLEELDEICISFDNGRTTMNFTEAALLIQGSACVYSRKVEYLYLLVYQTLDFISNKKRDRQPRSAGQDGANAAVSSGMEQEEEEEFLSLDDIRDSSQVNVNMKKDHQPDAVNIVPLTPMSLVAPEEAEKKENPLFSRKGEILASRKDFRMNTCTPHATGAFLLELTGLSPTHLPERRHEGSPGRVAGALACVPGSGREHGSPGRGLILALSFSEDAGAAEPDDDMPGAAEDDVGTSPTATERVEAQRSAPRERVLRERAPAEDPKTHIKEMLDPWQSLDPFGDSEDKPFKKGRPFLVPHGLDCVVGGKRKRKGPRKFQDFMKWFSAAYNNITDSRKTKRKGPTFADLEALYWKRLKERVAVERKLQSQVGRLRKEELDVPEEECGADCDEGADDFVEHEDVLPEAVEEQEEGALGDLGPCDLDYEELVRRNVDLFIANSQKYAQETELSQHVRRWEERMGPLLQEQEERATFDIHGYGDTLAGSCGALGQWRSFASLVAGKPPFEVCRYMLAALQLANDYVVELAQAPGLEQALDTMQLRLLTHRRAQDRFHTFQPPSACS
- the NCAPH2 gene encoding condensin-2 complex subunit H2 isoform X1; this translates as MSPVGSSVHRFKPLQTTPGAAAMEEAESRFQHLLQPIRDLTKNWEVDVAAQLEEYLEELDEICISFDNGRTTMNFTEAALLIQGSACVYSRKVEYLYLLVYQTLDFISNKKRDRQPRSAGQDGANAAVSSGMEQEEEEEQFLSLDDIRDSSQVNVNMKKDHQPDAVNIVPLTPMSLVAPEEAEKKENPLFSRKGEILASRKDFRMNTCTPHATGAFLLELTGLSPTHLPERRHEGSPGRVAGALACVPGSGREHGSPGRGLILALSFSEDAGAAEPDDDMPGAAEDDVGTSPTATERVEAQRSAPRERVLRERAPAEDPKTHIKEMLDPWQSLDPFGDSEDKPFKKGRPFLVPHGLDCVVGGKRKRKGPRKFQDFMKWFSAAYNNITDSRKTKRKGPTFADLEALYWKRLKERVAVERKLQSQVGRLRKEELDVPEEECGADCDEGADDFVEHEDVLPEAVEEQEEGALGDLGPCDLDYEELVRRNVDLFIANSQKYAQETELSQHVRRWEERMGPLLQEQEERATFDIHGYGDTLAGSCGALGQWRSFASLVAGKPPFEVCRYMLAALQLANDYVVELAQAPGLEQALDTMQLRLLTHRRAQDRFHTFQPPSACS